One Lachnospiraceae bacterium C1.1 genomic region harbors:
- a CDS encoding lasso peptide biosynthesis PqqD family chaperone — translation MELSSVVKLKKTVSVADLSGEKAMIDFETGKYYLIKGTGNDIWDMIQEEISVGEIVDRLLEEYDVTREKCTESVLNFLENLKTKGFVD, via the coding sequence ATGGAACTTAGCAGTGTAGTCAAATTAAAGAAAACAGTCAGTGTTGCGGATCTTTCAGGCGAAAAAGCAATGATCGACTTTGAAACCGGCAAGTATTATCTGATAAAGGGAACAGGTAATGATATCTGGGACATGATACAGGAAGAAATTTCTGTCGGAGAGATCGTTGACAGATTACTGGAAGAATATGATGTAACGAGGGAGAAGTGTACCGAGTCAGTATTGAATTTCCTTGAAAATCTTAAAACGAAAGGTTTTGTAGACTGA